ACAGaggatgcattatagaattgtagacacaaaaaattgaaaaaatctatTAATTGTATCTACCTCAATGCGTTTATGTGAGTACTATTGTACATAATGCATAACAAATACTAATGTGCCTGGCATTGCCGACAATCAGTACATACTAACAATTATATTCATTGCTCTGGGATTATTTGTCTAAATACTTTTCAACTAACAAATACACTTTTTCTTTCTATCATCTGATACAAATCCCCATCCCATTTATTGGATTCTTTTCAGAATGTTGTCCTTCTTTTCCTCAGGATTGGTCATGTCCAATGGCCAGATATGGAAGGACCAAAGAAGGTTCGCCCTGACAACACTAAGGAATTTTGGGTTAGGAAAGAAGAGCTTAGAGGAACGCATACAAGAAGAGGCTTACCACCTCAGCCTGGCAATAGAGGAGGAGAATGGTGAGTGGACCCTCGGACAGGTGCCGGAGACGGTGGCTCATCCATTCACTGAACAGACACTCATTTAGTACTTCCATGCCTGTCCTGTGCTCACCACTGTGTTAGGCACTGAAGATATAACTGAATAACTAACTATGGCCCTGCCTTTATGGAGCTCTAGAATTAAGCACAAGAAGACAAGCATTAAATTCATTATAACTTTAAATCTTGGTCATCGGTATGATTTCCCAGGTATTGGGAGTACTGGCTGCATGTCAGACACAGTACAGGGTGCTGTGGCCACAGCCTCAGATGTTCTTCTGTCCTCAGTATGTCATGTGTCATATAGGCTCTCAGTAGAAAATAGAAACATACCAATCTGAAGGATCCATCTTTTCTCCCACCTGCAGGGCAGCCTTTTGACCCTCACTTCAAGATCAACAATGCAGTTTCCAATATCATTTGCTCCATCACCTTTGGGGAGCGTTTTGAGTACAAGGATGACCAGTTccaagaaatgctgaggttgctggatgAAGTCATTCGTCTAGAGATGTCAGTGTGTGCCCAGGTAGGggtttctcttttcaaaattggTGAAAGTTATCGGGGCTGATGTCAGACACAAATTTCTTTAAGAAACAatataaccttttaaaatttacttcaaCACAAACTTATTTGAAATATGTGACTCTCATGTATTGGATAATATTGCCAACTATTTACTGTATGTAAAGAACATTTCTAGCATTCATGCAAAGCAGTGAACTTTACAGGCacctatgttattttttaaaaaaggactagAGGGCCATTGCCCCTGTCCGTGTCCTTCCCCAACCAGCCATCTCACATCTCACACCTCCTCTCTCAGGAGTATTCTTCTGTGTTTGGCTTCTCCCTTGGCAGACTGTTTTGAGACTTCTTTATGtccattgttctttttcaaattctaaataatattccattttatgaaaaTGCCACTGTTTGTTACTCTATTCTCTATTGTTatacacttgagctgtttccagatattgaaTGTTATGAATAAATCTGCCAAGAATATTCTAGTACATTTGTTTAAAGATGAAATGAAGCATCGTGATGTGTGCAGGCAGATATGAAAGAGTGTAAGCAAATCCAGAGAGTGATCCAGGGGCTCAGTGTTATGTGCTCAGTGGATCTCATATCATTTGGTCACCAGAATAACCCTGGGGGCCCACTGGCAGCTAGTTGAACTACGGAGCAACCATTACATCCTCCTCATTATTATTGCCAATGCATTACAGCTAGAAAGTAACAGAGCTAATAGCCAAATCCATGTCATATCATAAGTTTAGGGGATTTTCTATTATGTTATGCTATCTGTTTTCTACCAGatattattatagaaaatatatttaaaaccactttgttttattaaaaatttctgaCCCACATAGAGGTTACATCTTAGAGGAGACACAGAcatacatgtgtttttttttaaatacagatatatacagatatatatatcacTCACACAAAATAGTGATAATTGCCATggcatggaaaaaaataaaccagcatAAGAGAATGGAAAGAAGGTGACAGGGTTACATCCACTTACAGTACCATTCGTTGAGACTGCTCCACGTAGCTGACATTTGAGCAGCACTTGAATAGAGTGAGAGACTGGAGCTATAGAGATATCAGAGGAAAAACCGTCTAGGTGGAAGGAAAATTAAATGCAAAGGTCTAAACAGAAACATCCTTGATGGCATTACAGAGATCAGTGGAGCTGGACTGGAGAAGGTGAGGTGGCAGGGAGtaacagcaaagcaagtgaccacCGTATTCAGAGACTCACTCATATAGAGCTTCCCATGTCCAGAGAAAGTTGTAGAAGTTTATCCACTTGTCATGGGAAgtcattaaaaaattgataagcAGAAAGTGAAGTGATCTGCTtgaagcagcgattttcaacctttattatctcatggcacacatacactaattactaaaattctgtggcacaccaaaaaatatacactatttttgacgctctaaaaaaaaattaaaaaggtataatattgattcatttacaccagatGGCTATAGTTGTGTTGGATGTTGCCACttcatttgacaatctaaggaaagaGTTCAATGACCCTGACTAAAAAATCaggttttgcatgttttaaaaattcttggggcacattggttgaaaatcgctgaatTAAACAGTTAAACGATTACTCTGGCAGTTCTGTGGAAAATAGACTGGAAATGGGGATAGGAATAGACTCAGAAAAACTGCTGGAGGCTGTTCCCGAATCCAGATAAGAAATGGTGGTTTGTAGTAGGGTGACAAAGCAGTTGGGGTGGTGAGAGGTGGTCTGAAACAATATATTTTGGATGAAGCACTGAAATTCTTTGCTGGAGAGATAAGAGGGATTAGAGAGAAAAGTCAAAGTCTAAGCAGAAGCAAACAAGAGCTAGAAAGAGAAGGTTGTTGTTGTCTTAAAAAGCGGGAACTGGCACCATGGTGTCTttgtgattgttttgtttttctcaactAGCTCTATAGTATCTTTCCGTGGATAATGAATTTCATTCCTGGACCCCACCAAGCACTCTTTATCAAATTGGCGAAACTGAAATTGTTTATCTCTGATATGATtgaaaaccacaagagaaactggAATCCTGCCGAACCAAGAGATTTTATTGATGCGTACCTCAACGAAATACAAAAGGTGAGGAAACCAATGTTGTTTCCTGCATTTTGTTCTTGAAGAACAAATGAGGATGTACTGGTTTCCTGCAGATCCTGTTACCAATTATTTAGTGGATTACAACAACATGAGTTTATTCTCTTAGAAATCTGATGTTCATAAGTCTCAAACCAGTTGGTCTGGGCTCAAGTCAAAGTGTTGGCAAAATTGGCTCCTTTGAATGCTCTTGGGGAGAATTCGTTTACTTGaattttccagcttctagagggtGCCTGCTTTGTTTGGCTCATGGCCAATTCCTGCCTCCTCAAAACCATCAATGTAGCATCTTTTCTGCCACCATCCTTATATCTTCTCTTTACAAACTCTTGTCTCTTTACAAACTCTTGTCTCTGTGGTTATATTGGTAGACTGAGATTCTCTTTAATAATCTTCCCATATCAACACCTTTAACTTAGTCATATTTATAAAATCCTTTCTCCCATATAACATGCACTGATTCCAGAGATTAGACATGGACATCTTAGTGAGCCATTATTCAACTTACCACAGGGGAGTAAAACTAGAGGCAGAACTTCATAGGGTGTGAGAGTAGCATTAACTCAGGATGAATGAGGCAATTAGGAATAAAAGTAGGGGTTCAATGGTATTTAGCTGGAGGCCTTGGaaagattatttattaaaaaaagccCAAATACTGCCTTTTAATCTTCTATTTTCCACCCTCTACCCATATTGGAAGGAGCGatgtgaaaaaaaggaaagataagaaTTGAGCTTCaaaactttgttttattattagtgGGATCTGTACCTAATTACCTACCCGTACTTTTTCAGTTCTCCATGTAGAATACAAATAAAACTGAGTCAAATACCAGAATTTGTCCTCAAGGCTGAGTAAGACTCTAAGTTACCCACTTCCCATCctataaaaaaaaagcccaatTGGTTGTGTAACATTTTACATGGCAATCCTTCTGAATAACATTTCACTGCATTAGTGTCATAATTTTTTAGTATCACCTTATTTGTTCCTACTGTGAAAGTTGGCAGAATGGTGGATTTCTTTTTATGCCCTCTCTTATTTCACCTTATTGGCATAATATCAATAGAAACATTGACTTCTGGTCAGTCACTTGCTATATGGTGTACAGGGGTGGTAATTAGACATTAAGAGGAATGTTGACAAATTGAAGCTTTCAGGGGACGGTGGTAAAGACGATGAAATGCCATCAGGAGTGACTGATAGATTCAGAGAGTTCTTGCCTAGAAAGAAAAGATTAACTGAGAGATATAAAACTTGTACATAGAGGAGTTCCGTGTATTCATTCTTGTATCAGTAAAAACATTTGCTGAGTATTTACTGGGTGCTCTTTGCCTCTCACATGATTCATTGTCATCCTCAGGGGTGTGTTTTGTTATATCTATTTTATAGCACAGAGAGGTTATATAAATTTCCCCGTGTCTTAGAAATAATGAGGCGGCTAATATTGGAACCCTAGTATAACTCTCCACTGTACTAACagattcatttttcactgtactAATAGCTTCTCCCAGAGTATAGGCATAAAAAATAGTTGTCCTGATTTTCATTCACCCAGAGTCCCAGACTAACAAAAGCTTCCAGCCCTTGGGGTGGGACTCCACCCATCATATTTCTATAATAGGACTGCCTCCTGAGGAGATCAAAGGGAACGCCTTTCCTCCTGTGTTCTTTCCCTCCACGTGCTCTGCCTAGGTGAAGCCCCTGTGTATCGTGGCCACCAAGAACCCtctaaataaactaataaacccGGTGTTTCTAGCATAAGAGCAATGCTACTTCCAGTTTCCATGAGGAAAACCTCGTCTTCTGTGCCCTGGATCTTTTCTTTGCTGGAACTGAGACAACTTCGACAACACTGCGCTGGGGTCTGCTTTACATGGCCCTCAACCCAGAAATCCAAGGTGAGCATGTCGGACAGTGTGCCTGGGCCAAGACACAAAGTTCCTCCTAGAATGCACTGCCCCAAAGTTAGGAGAAGGCAGCATGGCAGAATGTGAAGATAGATAGGATAATCACAAGGCAATGTGGACTTGAAAACAATCACATTCTCCAATTTTTCTGTTATGATTGTGATAGAGCTACATATACAAGTATAACAGAGAGTTCTTGCCCTTAGGAAACTCAGAGTCTAGTGGGGAAACAGTGAAGGTCATTGACATTGTGGTGAGTTCCAGGAAATAGTTATATCTCACATGAAATCTGGTCTACAGGGAGGTTAgatgtggaaggaaggaaggaaggaaggaaggaaggaaggaaggaaggaaggaaggaaggaaggaaggaaggaaggaaggaaggaaggaaggaaggaaggaaggaaggacgggagggagggagggagggagggagggagggagggagggagggagggagggagtcctAGTCCTATGTTTTCCTCTTTGTGAGTAATGTCTTCTATTGTCTTGTAGGTAATGCTCAAACTTCTTAGTTTGAGATATCATACCCCCTAATATGCCTTTTCCTGTTCAGCCTCTGCTCCACCCACTCTGGATGGTGGCCTCATTACATTACATGCCATTTTCTTGGCACTGTCATTATTTATGCCTCTTTGTCATCACATCTGCTCTTCCCTCTACAAGAAAATATTTCCCTAATTTCTCTACATGGTAAACCACTCGCTCTGCTTGAAGATTCTGCTAAACACTATTTCTCAAAAGATGTTCCCCCAATCCTCTAGAAAATTActagcatttctttttctagagatGATCTAATGCACCTCCTTTACTGTGCTCATCACACCTTATTCATGTATCTTCCCACAAGCTGCAGTCcactccatttttatttctccaggTCCCAGAACTGTTTAAACACATGAGGGTTCAGATTCATTATGATACAGTTTTTTAAACTGTGGGTAGCAgtttattaaaagaatataaaatcaacTTAGTGaatcaaaaccaatttttattcccTAAAATTCAAATAGGGTAGAAAAGATCAGGGTACAGCCATCTCATGTAATAAGGATAAGTTAGCTCATGCAATTTAAATATActgagtggggcaaaagtaggtttgcagttatgaatatgcaaaataatttattcttgaattattatttattaattattgtattatttttcatacaactataaatctacatTCTTCCCACCCtgaacatatatatacacacatatataacatatatatgtatgtttatatatcttGATTCGTGATGCAAAATACCTTTCCAAATATGAATTATAGTATTTTATAGAAGTTTAAAAGCTGCCTAGTTAGGATACAGACTTAGCTTCTATAATAATAGTTTATACAATACAAGGTCGTTtctctcaggtaaaaaaaaaaaaatttcaactttcCCCTGCAAATCCTTTTGGGtttcaagattttcttttatgtttttctgtttcatcTAAAATAATGTTCTCATTGGCACTGTCAAAATTAGCTCCCCTTAAGGCTGCTTTTCCACCAATaagaagtgaaaggaggggaaagaagcaCACACCTTTCTTTAAGGGCATGTTCCAAGTAGTAAAGTCTTCCTACATACCTTCCATTGGTCAGAACTAGTCACATGGGCATGCTTAGTCAATCGGtacctgggaaatgtagtctttggCTGGTAACCAGGTATCcagataaaatattattgtagaaaaagaaagaaaaacagatattaAGAGACAATTAGCAGTTTCTATCATTTGTTGGGTGCTTGCATAAATCATTTAATATAAATCTCAAAATTTCGTCGAGATGAATGTAGATTTAGGTTcacataaagaagagaaaactgaggctcaaacagTTGAAGTAACTTGCAGCAGTAATTTGGTAGAGCAGACTTTTGAAACCAGAATAATCCTATACCAGAGTTCTCTTTCCACTCTTACTACCTCATTGAGAAACAAGACTCTATAGAAATTACTATAATTTTCTGCATTTTGAGCCTAGTTATTTCATTTCTAAGCTTATCCAGGCTCAAGGAAAATTAtggaataataaagaataataaaactttttttctctcttcaagaAAAAGTACACGCTGAGATTGACAAAGTGATTGGTCACTCACAGCAGCCGAGCATAGCTGCTCGAGAGCTCATGCCCTACACGAATGCCGTCATTCATGAGGTGCTGAGAATGGGAAATATCATCCCCCTGAATGTGCCCAGGGAAGTGACAGTTGATACCACTCTGGCTGGATACCACCTGCCCAAGGTAATTAGGGACCCAGCCTCAGATCTTGAAAATGTTTAGGCAAAGACTAGCTTTTCTTTGCTGTGGGatttcagtggttttttttttgttttgttttggttttatatttcctttttactACAAAATGTGTATGTACAGATGCAACCAggcaggggtttttttgttttgttttgtttttgtttttgtttttagtaagagagtgacagagaggtccagacagacagaaaaaaagagagatgagaagcatcaattcatagtcaTAGCACTTAATTGCTTTCTAattgattactctctcatatgtatcttgactagaaagctccagccaagccactgaccctttgctcaagccagcgacattgggctcaagacagtgaccttgggcttcaagtcagtgacatttgggcttaagccagtgactataatgtcatgtccatgatcccatgttaAATCTGGTGACCCGGCACATAAGCCAGTGAACTCGAGGTCACAAACCTGGGTCCATAGCATCCCAAGCAgactctctattcactgaacctGCTCAGGCATCCGACCGCTGTTCTTAGTTAGACTTTGCCATGGAACCTTTTCTTTGCCTTGGAAGAGCATCTCCCAGGACTTGGGACCTACCAGATTTATATTAGAAAATTCTGCTTCACAATCCCTGGGTTATagattattaaaatatgaaatgagAATTGAAACCACCTGGACCAACATCACATTAATGCTGGTGTTTCCTACATCATATCCCCCAGGTGTGTTTTTCAGCTTTTATTTGCAGGCCTGGGGTGGGACTGTCTCAGATGAGAAACCAATCCAAGTGTGTGCAATATTAAGcattagaaaaggagaaaaaggaactaaCACTTAAGCAGTAATTATGTACCATAAACTACATAGGTTCTTTCAAAATATCTTAAACAGTCCTTTGAATAAATCTGTTATTTCTGTCCTATAAATTAGAAAGTCAGGACTCCTAGTGATTCAGCTTGTGTAAGATTGCTCACCTACACAATGACAAGAGTTGGGTTCAAGAACCAAATCTATGCTGAATCCCAGGTTCATCTTTTTTGTACTAATCGTATTCTGTACACAGGATTTGTTGTACTTTGACCTTAAAAGAGTCTTCTTGCAATTGCTCTCAGTTTGGCCCTGCTAAATTCCCTGTCCTCCCTCACAAAGGAAATTGTGACCTCATCCTGCCCACCAAGTTGTAATCTCAGCAGACAGGTCTCCTTCGCCCCCTAGCGCCCtctctgcacactgcacatttATCGCTCCCTGCTctctcaccacctggtcagcttcTGTGGGTTTGTCCATTCCAGTTGTCCGTGTTCTTCAGCGTGTGTTGTACCTGGAGACGAAGTTAAGAGGCATAACCAGGGGAGCTTACCCATTGTACACTTTTTGGTGATTGTCCCTGCAGAGTCATGAAAAGCAGCTACACCTGCAGCTATTGCATTCACTGTTTCTTGCTGACTGACCATGTGTTAGGAGGAGACCAAGGTCTAAATTATTTCACAGGTGCTGCTTACATATTTATAGCAATGAATTTAAGCTCCAGCTCTACCACTGATTTTTTACATCAACGTTAATAACCATCCTGAGAACTGAGAGATCTGAGTGACTGTGTTGTGGAGGCTAGGAGCCATGGCTTTGATGTCAAGTAGACCTAGTTCAAATCATGGCTCTGCCTTCTCAATCATGTGACTCTGGGCATGTTATTGAACCTCTCAGAGCCTCAATAACTTTATTTGTAAGATGCGTTAAAACCTGCTTCCCGAGTCAAGGTAAAATCAGGTCATGTATGTAAAACATTAAATCTAGTGCTTAGTATAAAAAGTACTTAAAATTGCAGTTATTCTTACtaattcaataaatgttcacaAATCACCTGAAATGCTCAGGCCTGGGAAATCAAACCTGAGGAAAATAACCATGCAAGTGCCTACTCAGAAACCGTGAGATGGCCCCGCTGAAAAAACTCACAGGTTTCTATAAAGATGGGGCTGGCTGGAATGGGGAGTAGGAACAGAAATGGTCAGAGGAGGCTGCTAAGGAAGTGATGTTTGAGCTGAGGATGAAGAATGCTTTTTAGACTTAGCTCTGTGGAAGGAAAGACATTCAGCTATGTTAACAACATTCAAAAGGTTACAGAAGTGAGTAGGAAGCTAGCTGTTTGAGAAGCTGGAAGAAGACTAATGTACTGCAAGtgcaagcagagagagagagcgagtggCCCAGACAGGGCTCAGGCACTGGATCTGTCACCTAAGAGTGATGGGAAGCTATTGAAGGGTTCTGTCAAGTTCAGGGTACAGGTGCGAGATTAGACAGGTGTGACATAATTAAATCCTATTCAAAGCTCACTCTGAATTCAGAACCTGGAGCTGAGTAAAAGGCTATGGAGCATAGTTGATCCACTATTATAACCGTATAAGCAAACAAGGTGGTAGCCTGGATAAGCTAGCAACAGTGAACATGGGTTGGATGTTACAGAATTaagagaaatttaaagtaaaatcgACCAGTCTAACTGAAAGACTAGATGTAGACAAAATTAGGGGAAAGGAGGCATTAAGAAGGACCCGTGGGTTTCTTGCTAGGCACCTGCATGGATAGGGGTTCCTTTTACTGGGCAACTTGATTCTATTATTAAATCTCCTGTGCAGTCTGGTGACATTGGAGGGAAGACAATGGGAGAAACAGGAATGAATGAGACATCATTTCTCTTGCTAGAACTGCCACAGGCATCACCTCACTGAGCAGCTGGGCTGATCTGGTACAGAACTGACTGGCTTAGCTCATATGTGATGCTCGCCTTGAGGCATGCATGTTCTCTCTCAAGTCCTACAGTGACTTGTCCCTGCAGAGGGGACCCATGCTGCAGTCAAGACTAACCACATACTTCTAATAATTCCTAGCAAACATTTCAAGTCTGTCATTGAAAGCTGTCCTATGGCAAAGAGCAGGGCCCTGGGTGATTAGTACAGGGGTGGCTGGGCTCAGTAGATAGTATGCTGGGTAGGGGAGTATATGGTCAGGGCCTGGCTGGATGCTGGGAACATCCACTCCTCTGCATAGGTTTGTTGCATGGATCAACAGTCCCTGAGTCTTTCCTGCATTCTTTAGGGGACCCTGGTCATGACCAATCTGACTGCACTGCACAGAGACCCCGCAGAGTGGGCCACCCCCGACACATTCAATCCAGAGCATTTCCTGGAGAATGGACAGTTTAAGAAAAGGGAAGCCTTTCTGCCTTTCTCAGTCGGTGagttctaaaaataaagttgtcTGAATCCAGAGTTCCCCTCTCAGCCCTCCCCAGTTCTTCTCCCAGCATCCTTTGCTTAAGTTGTGATGTCTACAGTCAGCCCTGCCAAGTGAGAATCCCTGTACCCAttgctccacctcaggcattccAGGGCTGCTGTTGCCTCAGGCTGCCTGACATTCTGAGCCACTGCTTGTCTCAGATGGAGATTTCAGCTTCCCTTTGTTCTGTCCCCAAGGACATTGGGGACAGAGACTCAGATCTGCTTCTTGGTCATAAAAAAGGCTGTCCATTTGCCATCTTTTATAAATgtctcaagtcttttttttttttttttttttttttttttttttgcatttttctgaagctggaaacagggagagacagtcagacagactcccgcatgcgcccgaccgggatccacccggcacgcccaccatggggcaacgctctgcccaccagggggcgatgctctgcccatcctggtcgtcgccatgttgcgaccagagccactctagcgcctggggcagaggccacagagccatccccagcgcccgggccatctttgctccaatggagccttggctgcgggaggggaagagagagacagagaggaaagcgcggcggaggggtggagaagcaaatgggtgcttctcctatgtgccctggccgggaatcgaacccgggtcctccgcacgctaggccaatgctctaccgctgagccaaacggccagggccaaatgtctCAAGTCTTTTATGGGCCACCCACTCCCATGGAACTTGAGCTAAGATATAGTAAAGAGATGGGCTCAATGAAAATGGCTACTGGCTTATCATTACGGACATCAGGAGTGACCCTGAGAGCCATGGCTTGACTAGATGCAAGCTACTCTAGATGCACttccttttgcctttttaaattttaattatgctgtaaaaagttaattaacacatttaCATGGTTGACAACTTGAGTGGTACGAAACAGGGTGCTGAGAAAACCCACATTTCCAGGCAGCCTGATCCAAAATGCTGTTTTCACTAATAACATTGTAAAGTCAGTGACAAAAATTCCTAGTGCATTGAGTTACATTTGTTTCATGGATAATTTCAAGTAGTTTCCCAATTCCTTAGTTCTAGAAATA
The Saccopteryx bilineata isolate mSacBil1 chromosome 3, mSacBil1_pri_phased_curated, whole genome shotgun sequence DNA segment above includes these coding regions:
- the LOC136331100 gene encoding cytochrome P450 2J2-like, whose product is MLRAMGSLMATFWREIHPRTLLLGAIVFLLLANFFRRRLPKNYPPGPLRLPFIGNFFYLGIKHPHLAIQKYVKKYGNIFAMEIGIWPAVLLTELPLIKEALVHQDQNFVNRPTFPVQERIFKKNGLVMSNGQIWKDQRRFALTTLRNFGLGKKSLEERIQEEAYHLSLAIEEENGQPFDPHFKINNAVSNIICSITFGERFEYKDDQFQEMLRLLDEVIRLEMSVCAQLYSIFPWIMNFIPGPHQALFIKLAKLKLFISDMIENHKRNWNPAEPRDFIDAYLNEIQKHKSNATSSFHEENLVFCALDLFFAGTETTSTTLRWGLLYMALNPEIQEKVHAEIDKVIGHSQQPSIAARELMPYTNAVIHEVLRMGNIIPLNVPREVTVDTTLAGYHLPKGTLVMTNLTALHRDPAEWATPDTFNPEHFLENGQFKKREAFLPFSVGKRACLGEQLAKSELFIFFTSLLQKFTFKPPDNEELSLEFRLGLTISPVSHRLCAVPWA